In a genomic window of Leisingera caerulea DSM 24564:
- the folD gene encoding bifunctional methylenetetrahydrofolate dehydrogenase/methenyltetrahydrofolate cyclohydrolase FolD translates to MAATVIDGKAFAAKVRGQVAEHVARLKEEHGITPGLAVVLVGEDPASQVYVRSKGKSTVEVGMNSFEHKLDAGTSEADLLALIDQLNSDPKVHGILVQLPLPGHLDEDLVINSIAPEKDVDGFHISNVGLLGTGQKSMVPCTPLGCLMMLREHHGSLSGLDAVVIGRSNIVGKPMAQLLLGDSCTVTIAHSRTKDLPDVVRRADIVVAAVGRPEMVPGDWIKEGATVIDVGINRIDAPEKGEGKTRLVGDVDYASAAERAGAITPVPGGVGPMTIACLLANTVTAACRANNLAEPEGLTA, encoded by the coding sequence ATGGCAGCAACAGTGATTGACGGCAAGGCCTTTGCGGCCAAGGTGCGCGGCCAGGTGGCGGAGCATGTGGCGCGGCTGAAAGAGGAGCATGGCATCACCCCCGGGCTGGCGGTGGTGCTGGTGGGCGAGGACCCGGCCTCTCAGGTCTATGTCCGCTCCAAGGGCAAGAGCACCGTTGAGGTGGGCATGAACTCGTTCGAGCACAAGCTGGACGCGGGCACCTCCGAGGCCGATCTGCTGGCGCTGATCGATCAGCTGAACAGCGACCCGAAGGTGCATGGCATCCTGGTGCAGCTGCCGCTGCCGGGGCATCTGGACGAGGATCTGGTGATCAACTCGATCGCGCCGGAGAAGGATGTGGACGGCTTCCACATCTCCAACGTCGGCCTGCTGGGCACCGGCCAGAAGTCGATGGTGCCCTGCACGCCCTTGGGCTGCCTGATGATGCTGCGCGAGCACCACGGCTCGCTGTCGGGCCTGGACGCGGTGGTGATCGGCCGCTCCAACATTGTCGGCAAGCCGATGGCGCAATTGCTGCTGGGCGACAGCTGCACCGTGACGATTGCGCACAGCCGCACCAAGGATCTGCCGGATGTGGTGCGCCGCGCCGACATCGTGGTGGCGGCCGTGGGCCGTCCGGAGATGGTGCCGGGCGACTGGATCAAGGAAGGCGCCACCGTGATCGACGTTGGCATCAACCGCATTGACGCGCCGGAGAAGGGCGAGGGTAAGACCCGCCTGGTGGGCGATGTGGACTATGCCTCTGCGGCTGAGCGCGCGGGCGCCATCACCCCGGTGCCGGGCGGTGTCGGCCCGATGACCATCGCCTGCCTGCTGGCCAACACGGTGACCGCCGCCTGCCGCGCCAACAACCTGGCCGAGCCGGAAGGCCTGACCGCGTAA
- a CDS encoding prepilin peptidase: MQFPAHAALWFLPFVLPLCLTVALTDLRGMRIPNWAVDVLAVIYVAVGAIAMPSWADYGWHLLHLPAGIGLGFLFYSAGAVGAGDAKFAGAAAPFFALGDLRLLMIIFAATLLAGFTAHRIAKYTPLRQLAPHWQSWETGKSFPMGLCLGGTLALYLILAALFGS, translated from the coding sequence ATGCAGTTCCCGGCCCACGCCGCCCTGTGGTTCCTGCCCTTCGTGCTGCCGCTGTGCTTGACGGTGGCGCTGACTGACCTGCGCGGCATGCGCATCCCGAATTGGGCGGTGGACGTGCTGGCGGTGATCTATGTGGCTGTGGGGGCTATTGCGATGCCTTCCTGGGCGGACTACGGCTGGCACCTGCTGCATCTTCCGGCCGGGATCGGCCTGGGCTTCCTGTTCTATTCCGCTGGCGCCGTCGGCGCCGGCGATGCCAAGTTTGCCGGTGCCGCCGCGCCCTTCTTTGCGCTTGGCGATTTGCGTCTCTTGATGATTATCTTTGCCGCCACCCTGCTGGCAGGCTTCACCGCCCACCGGATCGCCAAATACACCCCGCTGCGCCAGCTGGCACCGCATTGGCAAAGCTGGGAAACCGGCAAGAGCTTTCCCATGGGCCTGTGCCTGGGCGGCACCCTTGCACTCTACCTGATCCTCGCCGCCCTGTTCGGCAGCTGA
- a CDS encoding PaaI family thioesterase, which produces MEDRIRSSFAKQSMMQTLGAEVESVAAGEVVITAPILPGSRQQHDVAHAALSFAIGDTAAGYAALTVMPEDCEVMTAEMKINLLAPGAGEHLRATGKVIKPGRRLVIVTAEVHAITGKEEKLVALLQGTMVPVTS; this is translated from the coding sequence ATGGAAGACCGCATCCGCAGCAGCTTCGCCAAGCAAAGCATGATGCAAACACTGGGCGCCGAAGTCGAAAGCGTCGCAGCAGGTGAAGTGGTGATCACCGCCCCGATCCTGCCGGGCAGCCGCCAGCAGCACGATGTGGCCCATGCCGCCCTCAGCTTCGCCATCGGCGACACGGCGGCAGGCTACGCCGCGCTCACCGTGATGCCCGAGGACTGCGAAGTGATGACCGCAGAGATGAAGATCAACCTGCTGGCTCCCGGCGCCGGAGAACACCTGCGCGCCACCGGCAAGGTCATCAAGCCGGGCCGCCGCCTTGTCATCGTCACGGCAGAGGTCCACGCAATAACAGGCAAGGAGGAAAAGCTGGTTGCCCTCCTGCAGGGCACCATGGTTCCGGTCACTTCCTGA
- a CDS encoding formate--tetrahydrofolate ligase: MSYKSDIEIAREAQKKPIQEIGAKIGISNDDLLPYGHDKAKVSQSFINSVQDKEDGKLILVTAINPTPAGEGKTTTTVGLGDGLNRIGKNAMICIREASLGPNFGMKGGAAGGGYAQVVPMEEMNLHFTGDFHAITSAHSLLSAMIDNHIYWGNECEIDVRRVAWRRVVDMNDRALRQITASLGGVSNGFPREAGFDITVASEVMAILCLANDLKDLEKRLGDIIVAYRRDKTPVYCRDIKAEGAMTVLLKDAMQPNLVQTLENNPAFVHGGPFANIAHGCNSVIATKTALKVADYVVTEAGFGADLGAEKFMNIKCRKAGIAPSAVVLVATVRAMKMNGGVAKADLGAENVDAVNKGCANLGRHIENVKSFGVPVVVAINHFVTDTDAEVDAVKAYCATHGVEAVLSRHWELGSEGSAPLAEKVVEIVDAGSANFSPIYPDEMPLFEKIETIAKRIYRADEVLADNKIRNQLKEWEEAGYGNLPVCMAKTQYSFSTDPSLRGAPVGHSVPVREVRLSAGAGFIVAVCGEIMTMPGLPRKPAAETICLNDDGQIEGLF; encoded by the coding sequence ATGAGCTACAAGAGTGACATTGAGATCGCGCGGGAAGCGCAGAAGAAGCCGATCCAGGAGATTGGTGCGAAGATCGGGATTTCCAATGACGATCTTCTGCCCTACGGCCACGACAAGGCGAAAGTGTCCCAGTCCTTCATCAACTCGGTGCAGGACAAGGAAGACGGCAAGCTGATCCTGGTGACCGCGATCAACCCGACGCCGGCGGGCGAAGGCAAGACCACCACCACCGTGGGCCTGGGCGACGGCCTGAACCGGATCGGCAAGAACGCGATGATCTGCATCCGCGAAGCCTCGCTCGGCCCGAACTTCGGCATGAAGGGCGGCGCTGCAGGCGGCGGTTACGCGCAAGTGGTGCCGATGGAGGAGATGAACCTCCACTTCACCGGCGACTTCCACGCCATCACCTCGGCGCATTCGCTGCTCAGCGCGATGATCGACAACCACATCTACTGGGGCAACGAGTGCGAGATCGACGTGCGCCGCGTCGCATGGCGCCGGGTGGTCGACATGAACGACCGCGCCCTGCGCCAGATCACCGCCTCCCTCGGCGGCGTCTCCAACGGCTTCCCGCGCGAAGCGGGCTTTGACATCACCGTGGCGTCGGAAGTCATGGCGATCCTGTGCCTGGCCAACGATCTGAAGGACCTGGAGAAGCGCCTGGGCGACATCATCGTGGCCTACCGCCGCGACAAGACCCCGGTCTACTGCCGCGACATCAAGGCCGAAGGCGCGATGACCGTTCTGCTGAAAGACGCGATGCAGCCGAACCTGGTGCAGACCCTGGAAAACAACCCGGCGTTTGTGCACGGCGGCCCGTTCGCCAACATCGCGCACGGCTGCAACTCGGTGATCGCCACCAAGACCGCGCTGAAAGTGGCTGACTATGTGGTGACCGAGGCGGGCTTCGGCGCGGACCTGGGCGCCGAGAAGTTCATGAACATCAAGTGCCGCAAGGCAGGCATCGCGCCGTCGGCGGTGGTGCTGGTGGCCACCGTGCGCGCGATGAAGATGAACGGCGGCGTTGCCAAGGCGGATCTGGGCGCCGAGAACGTCGATGCGGTCAACAAGGGCTGCGCCAACCTCGGCCGCCACATCGAGAACGTCAAATCCTTCGGCGTGCCGGTGGTGGTTGCGATCAACCACTTCGTGACCGACACCGATGCCGAAGTTGACGCCGTCAAAGCCTACTGCGCCACCCACGGCGTCGAGGCGGTGCTGTCGCGCCACTGGGAGCTGGGCTCCGAGGGCTCTGCGCCGCTGGCGGAGAAAGTGGTTGAGATCGTCGATGCAGGCTCTGCCAACTTCTCGCCGATCTACCCCGACGAGATGCCGCTGTTCGAGAAGATCGAGACCATCGCCAAGCGCATCTACCGCGCCGACGAGGTGCTGGCGGACAACAAGATCCGCAACCAGCTGAAGGAATGGGAAGAAGCGGGCTACGGCAACCTGCCGGTCTGCATGGCCAAGACCCAGTACTCCTTCTCGACCGACCCGAGCTTGCGCGGGGCGCCGGTGGGCCACTCGGTGCCGGTGCGCGAAGTGCGCCTGTCGGCCGGTGCCGGCTTCATCGTTGCGGTCTGCGGCGAGATCATGACAATGCCGGGGCTGCCGCGCAAACCGGCGGCGGAAACCATCTGCCTGAACGATGACGGCCAGATCGAAGGCCTGTTCTAA
- a CDS encoding tetratricopeptide repeat protein — translation MRQQFFLSASLAGALVLSACAEKADETVERAFQEVNVIDESNLNDVMMTVADPNEAVVHFQRTLKTSPDRIELQRGLAYSLIRAKRTTEGTTAWKKVVSMKGATSEDHVQLAGALVRSGEWDAAKAVLDKVPPTHETYERYRLEAVVADAGKDWKRADSFYEIATGLTTKPAKVMNNWGYSKLTRGDFAGAERLFGEAIRQSPSLFTAKNNLVLARGAQRNYTLPVIPLDQTERALLLHTLALSAVKQGDVKVGENLLREAIETHPQHFEEASRSLAALENG, via the coding sequence ATGCGCCAGCAGTTTTTCCTATCCGCTTCTCTGGCAGGGGCGCTGGTCCTGTCCGCCTGCGCAGAGAAAGCCGACGAAACCGTGGAACGGGCCTTTCAGGAAGTGAATGTCATTGACGAGAGCAATCTCAACGATGTCATGATGACCGTGGCCGACCCGAATGAGGCGGTGGTCCACTTCCAGCGCACCCTCAAGACCAGCCCGGACCGGATCGAGCTGCAGCGCGGCCTCGCCTATTCGCTGATCCGTGCCAAGCGCACCACCGAGGGCACCACCGCCTGGAAGAAGGTGGTGTCGATGAAGGGCGCCACCAGCGAGGATCACGTGCAACTGGCGGGCGCCCTGGTGCGCAGCGGTGAATGGGACGCGGCCAAGGCCGTTCTGGACAAAGTGCCGCCGACCCATGAGACCTATGAGCGCTACCGGCTTGAGGCCGTGGTGGCGGATGCAGGCAAGGACTGGAAGCGGGCGGACAGCTTCTACGAGATCGCCACCGGGCTGACCACCAAACCCGCCAAGGTGATGAACAACTGGGGCTATTCCAAGCTGACCCGCGGCGATTTCGCCGGGGCTGAGCGTTTGTTCGGCGAAGCGATCCGCCAGAGCCCGAGCCTGTTCACCGCCAAGAACAACCTGGTGCTGGCCCGCGGCGCGCAGCGCAACTACACCCTGCCGGTGATCCCGCTGGACCAGACCGAACGCGCGCTGCTGCTGCATACGCTGGCGCTGTCGGCGGTGAAGCAGGGTGACGTCAAGGTGGGTGAAAACCTGCTGCGCGAGGCCATCGAGACCCACCCGCAGCACTTCGAGGAAGCCTCGCGCTCGCTGGCAGCTCTGGAAAACGGCTGA
- a CDS encoding tetratricopeptide repeat protein — translation MTAKGRAMPVRLGRALAAASAIVLAAACAPGGLKQDKGSPWAPGADHRKTAEDGLQVGHRLMAAGEHELALEAFTRAALDQGLTAEVLSGMGSAKLGLRRLGQAEELLRQAVDADPAWPEPMNNLGVVLMERGKTAEAVQVFQRAYALDNGESDAIRDNLRLALAKLDNPAHTEPQNQDYKLVRQGGGSYLIRPTP, via the coding sequence ATGACAGCAAAAGGACGGGCCATGCCTGTCCGCCTCGGACGTGCTCTTGCCGCCGCCAGCGCCATCGTGCTGGCGGCGGCCTGCGCGCCGGGCGGTCTGAAACAGGACAAGGGCAGCCCCTGGGCGCCCGGCGCCGACCACCGGAAAACCGCAGAGGATGGTTTGCAGGTCGGCCACCGGCTGATGGCCGCAGGCGAGCACGAGCTGGCGCTGGAGGCCTTCACCCGCGCTGCGCTCGACCAGGGGCTGACGGCCGAGGTGCTGTCCGGCATGGGCTCGGCCAAGCTGGGCCTCCGGCGTCTGGGCCAGGCAGAGGAGCTGCTGCGCCAGGCAGTCGATGCCGACCCGGCCTGGCCCGAGCCGATGAACAACCTAGGCGTCGTGCTGATGGAACGCGGCAAAACCGCCGAAGCCGTGCAGGTGTTCCAGCGCGCCTATGCGCTGGACAATGGCGAAAGTGACGCAATCCGCGATAATTTGCGCCTGGCACTCGCAAAACTGGACAATCCTGCGCATACTGAGCCGCAAAACCAAGATTATAAATTGGTGCGGCAAGGCGGCGGCAGCTACCTGATTCGCCCGACACCATGA
- a CDS encoding ligase-associated DNA damage response DEXH box helicase yields the protein MSSLPPVIETWFASKGWSIHPHQHAMLERASQPCTLLIAPTGGGKTMAGFLPTLVELADGSHEGLHTLYISPLKALAADIKRNLRAPVEEMGLPVRIDDRTGDTPSSRKKRQRADPPHILLTTPESLALLTSYEDAARTFKGLKRVVVDEIHALAESKRGDQLMLALARLQTLCPDLRRVGLSATVDDPQAIASYLARHPDPCDIMQADPGPAPDIRMLETDEPPPWAGGGAAYAIPAVMEQIKAHNTTLIFHNTRAQAEIFFHNLWLANEDALPIGIHHGSLDRVQRERVEAAMVRGELRAIVCTGSLDLGIDWGDVDLVIQIGAPKNVKRLVQRIGRANHRYNAPSKALLVPANRFEVVECRAALEAVRENDLDGAPRGPGPRDVLCQHILIAACAGPFDADQLYAEMTQAGAYAALPRAEFDACLDFCATGGYALKAYDQWQRLLQRPDGKWQLRDPRAAARIRMNLGTIQDTDLVKVRLKRNRGGKPLGEIEEAFAATLTPGDTFLIGGQTVRYEGLREMTVEVSRNPGKKPKIAVFSGTKFATSTQLSARILEMFKQDSWPSLPRHTADWLDLQRQVSELPRAGALLIESFPHDGREHACIYGFAGRNAQQTLGLLLTKRMEELGLDPLGFVATDYATLIWGLEELTDPAPLFDTGALRDGLEGWLAGNAVMKRAFRGAATIAGLIERNTPGQRKNGRQATFSSDILYDTLRKYDPNHLLLDITREEALRGLVDFGRIEEMLDRIEGRIMLRRLQRISPLAAPLLLEAGKVPVKGAAEEKLLLRETEALMQQSGLSALPQ from the coding sequence ATGAGCAGTCTGCCACCCGTCATCGAAACCTGGTTTGCCTCCAAAGGCTGGTCAATCCACCCGCACCAGCACGCCATGCTGGAGCGGGCGTCTCAACCCTGCACGCTGCTGATCGCCCCCACCGGCGGCGGCAAGACCATGGCCGGCTTCCTGCCCACCCTGGTGGAGCTGGCGGACGGCAGCCACGAGGGGCTGCACACCCTCTATATCTCCCCGCTCAAGGCGCTGGCGGCCGACATCAAGCGCAACCTGCGCGCGCCAGTCGAGGAGATGGGCCTGCCCGTCCGCATCGACGACCGCACGGGCGACACCCCCTCCAGCCGCAAGAAACGCCAGCGCGCCGACCCGCCGCATATCCTGCTGACCACGCCGGAAAGCCTCGCCCTGCTCACCTCCTACGAGGACGCGGCCCGCACCTTCAAGGGCCTCAAGCGGGTGGTGGTCGACGAAATCCATGCCCTGGCCGAAAGCAAGCGCGGTGACCAGCTGATGCTGGCGCTGGCCCGGCTGCAAACCCTCTGTCCGGATCTGCGCCGGGTGGGTCTGTCGGCCACCGTGGACGACCCGCAGGCGATTGCCAGCTACCTCGCCAGGCATCCGGACCCCTGCGATATCATGCAGGCCGACCCCGGCCCCGCCCCCGACATCCGGATGCTGGAAACCGATGAGCCGCCCCCTTGGGCCGGCGGCGGCGCGGCCTATGCGATCCCGGCAGTGATGGAGCAGATCAAGGCGCACAACACCACACTGATCTTCCACAACACCCGCGCCCAGGCAGAGATATTCTTTCACAATCTCTGGCTCGCCAACGAGGACGCGCTGCCCATCGGCATCCACCACGGATCGCTCGACCGGGTCCAGCGCGAGCGGGTCGAGGCGGCAATGGTCCGCGGCGAGCTGCGCGCCATCGTCTGCACCGGCTCCCTGGACCTCGGCATCGACTGGGGCGACGTGGACCTGGTAATCCAGATCGGCGCCCCCAAGAACGTCAAACGCTTGGTGCAGCGCATCGGCCGCGCCAACCACCGCTATAACGCACCGTCCAAGGCGCTGCTTGTGCCTGCCAACCGGTTCGAAGTGGTCGAATGCCGCGCCGCGCTGGAGGCGGTGCGGGAAAACGACCTGGACGGCGCACCGCGCGGTCCCGGCCCCCGCGACGTCCTGTGCCAGCACATCCTGATCGCAGCCTGCGCGGGCCCCTTCGACGCTGACCAGCTCTATGCGGAAATGACCCAGGCGGGGGCCTATGCTGCCCTGCCCCGCGCCGAATTCGATGCCTGTCTCGATTTTTGCGCCACTGGCGGCTACGCGCTGAAGGCTTACGACCAGTGGCAGCGCCTGCTGCAGCGACCGGATGGCAAGTGGCAGCTGCGCGACCCGCGCGCCGCCGCCCGCATCCGCATGAATCTGGGCACCATCCAGGACACCGATCTGGTCAAGGTCCGCCTGAAACGCAATCGCGGCGGCAAACCGCTGGGCGAGATCGAAGAAGCCTTTGCCGCCACCCTCACCCCCGGCGACACCTTCCTGATCGGCGGCCAGACCGTGCGCTACGAGGGCCTGCGCGAGATGACCGTGGAGGTCAGCCGCAACCCCGGTAAAAAACCCAAGATCGCCGTCTTCTCCGGCACCAAATTCGCCACCTCCACCCAGCTCAGCGCCCGCATTCTGGAGATGTTCAAACAGGACAGCTGGCCCAGCCTGCCGCGCCACACAGCCGATTGGCTGGACCTCCAGCGCCAGGTTTCCGAGCTTCCCCGCGCAGGCGCCCTGCTGATCGAAAGCTTCCCGCATGACGGCCGCGAGCACGCCTGCATCTATGGCTTCGCAGGCCGCAACGCCCAGCAGACGCTGGGGCTTCTCCTGACCAAGCGGATGGAGGAACTGGGCCTCGACCCCCTCGGCTTTGTCGCCACCGACTACGCAACCTTGATCTGGGGACTGGAGGAACTCACCGACCCGGCGCCGCTGTTCGACACCGGCGCCTTGCGCGACGGGCTGGAGGGCTGGCTGGCGGGCAATGCGGTGATGAAACGCGCCTTCCGCGGAGCGGCCACCATCGCAGGCCTCATAGAACGCAACACGCCGGGCCAGCGCAAGAACGGGCGGCAGGCCACCTTCTCCTCCGACATCCTCTATGACACGCTGCGCAAGTACGATCCCAATCACCTGCTGCTGGACATCACCCGCGAAGAAGCCCTGCGCGGGCTGGTGGATTTCGGACGGATCGAAGAAATGCTGGACCGCATCGAGGGCCGCATAATGCTCAGGCGGCTGCAACGGATTTCCCCCCTTGCCGCGCCGCTGCTGCTAGAGGCTGGAAAAGTGCCGGTCAAAGGCGCGGCAGAGGAGAAATTGCTGCTGCGGGAAACCGAAGCTCTGATGCAGCAATCCGGGCTCAGCGCCCTGCCGCAATAG
- the pdeM gene encoding ligase-associated DNA damage response endonuclease PdeM → MNGFDFTLAGARLTALGSGALWWAEQRTLCVSDLHLGKSERHARRGGSVLPPYETRDTLDRLEAALEITGAQTLICLGDSFDDDAACRALPQADLNRIARLMQNRRWIWIEGNHDPAPPALGGEHAAALTLGPLTFRHIADPKSSAEISGHYHPKARLRSTSRPAFLLDRFRLILPAFGTYTGGLRSSDPAFTPLMAPDALAILTGPRPLPVPMPR, encoded by the coding sequence ATGAACGGCTTCGATTTCACCCTCGCAGGCGCCCGCCTGACCGCCCTCGGCAGCGGCGCTCTCTGGTGGGCGGAGCAGCGCACCCTCTGCGTCTCCGACCTGCATCTGGGCAAGTCCGAACGCCACGCGCGGCGCGGCGGCAGCGTTCTGCCGCCCTATGAAACCCGCGACACGCTGGACCGGCTCGAAGCCGCGCTGGAGATCACCGGCGCGCAAACGCTGATCTGCCTTGGTGATAGTTTCGACGATGACGCAGCCTGCCGCGCGCTGCCCCAGGCTGATCTGAACCGCATCGCCCGCCTGATGCAGAATCGCCGCTGGATCTGGATCGAGGGAAACCACGACCCTGCCCCGCCAGCCCTTGGCGGAGAGCACGCCGCCGCCCTGACGCTGGGCCCGCTCACCTTCCGCCACATTGCCGACCCGAAATCCAGCGCGGAAATCTCCGGTCACTACCACCCCAAGGCGCGGCTGCGCAGCACCTCCCGGCCCGCCTTTCTGCTCGACCGGTTTCGTCTGATCCTGCCTGCCTTCGGAACCTACACCGGGGGCCTGCGCAGCAGCGATCCTGCGTTCACTCCGCTGATGGCACCCGACGCCCTCGCGATCCTGACAGGGCCGCGGCCGCTGCCGGTGCCGATGCCGCGCTGA
- a CDS encoding ATPase: MNMQNLTVTAPPAPKGLEQMQLPVVMMRDILLKTIFRKNAETVTEIAEAICLPGAVTQELVDMAREQKLLEATGTLNANSGNEMGYQLTDAGKARALDALSQSEYFGAMPVPLAVYREQVKRQSIRNIQVTRDQLTNAMGHLILPNSLLDHLGPAVSAGRSILMYGPPGNGKSSISNGIRDALGDHVYVPRAIEYSGQVITVFDPIVHTEVAQEPEDPNALRRRRRFDERYVMCERPTVVTGGELSLDMLDLVYNPTARTYQAPLQLKSTGGIFIVDDLGRQAEPPQALVNRWIVPLEESKDILALQSGEKFEVPFDTLVIFSTNFHPNEIFDQAALRRIFFKIKIDGPDQENFLKIFAMMARKKGMPLDEGTLVHLLKNKYPAISNIYANYQPGFLIDQMIAICEFEGIPYQMSPDLIDRAWANMFVKDEQIVK, translated from the coding sequence ATGAACATGCAGAACCTCACCGTGACGGCCCCGCCAGCCCCCAAGGGGCTGGAGCAGATGCAGCTGCCGGTGGTGATGATGCGGGACATCCTGCTCAAGACAATCTTTCGCAAGAACGCGGAAACGGTGACCGAAATTGCCGAAGCAATCTGCCTGCCCGGCGCTGTCACCCAAGAGCTGGTGGACATGGCCCGCGAGCAGAAGCTGCTCGAAGCCACCGGCACGCTGAACGCCAACAGCGGCAACGAGATGGGCTATCAGCTGACCGATGCCGGCAAGGCCCGTGCGCTGGATGCGCTCAGCCAGTCGGAGTACTTTGGCGCCATGCCGGTGCCGCTGGCGGTTTACCGCGAGCAGGTCAAGCGCCAGTCGATCCGCAACATCCAGGTGACCCGCGACCAGCTGACCAATGCGATGGGCCACCTGATCCTGCCCAACAGCCTGCTGGACCACCTGGGCCCGGCGGTCAGCGCCGGCCGCTCGATCCTGATGTACGGCCCGCCGGGCAACGGTAAATCCTCGATCTCCAACGGCATCCGCGACGCTCTGGGGGATCATGTCTACGTGCCCCGCGCCATCGAATATTCCGGCCAGGTGATCACCGTCTTCGACCCGATCGTCCACACAGAAGTCGCGCAAGAGCCCGAAGACCCGAACGCCCTGCGCCGCCGCCGCCGCTTCGACGAGCGCTATGTGATGTGCGAGCGCCCCACCGTGGTCACCGGTGGTGAGCTGTCGCTGGACATGCTGGACCTGGTCTACAACCCCACCGCGCGCACCTATCAGGCACCGCTGCAGCTGAAATCCACCGGCGGCATTTTCATCGTCGACGACCTCGGCCGCCAGGCGGAGCCGCCGCAGGCGCTGGTCAACCGCTGGATCGTGCCGCTGGAGGAAAGCAAGGACATCCTGGCGCTGCAATCAGGCGAGAAATTCGAGGTGCCCTTCGACACCCTGGTGATATTCTCCACCAACTTTCACCCGAACGAGATCTTCGACCAGGCGGCGCTGCGCCGGATCTTCTTCAAGATCAAGATCGACGGGCCGGATCAGGAGAACTTCCTCAAGATCTTTGCCATGATGGCCCGCAAAAAGGGCATGCCCTTGGACGAAGGCACCCTGGTTCACCTTCTCAAGAATAAATACCCCGCCATCAGCAACATCTACGCCAACTACCAGCCGGGGTTCCTGATCGACCAGATGATCGCGATCTGCGAGTTCGAGGGCATCCCCTATCAGATGTCGCCCGACCTGATCGACCGGGCCTGGGCCAACATGTTCGTCAAGGACGAGCAGATCGTGAAATGA
- a CDS encoding MOSC domain-containing protein: MPVLRNSGFSGEITWLGSVPAGAGLQAVPSDALPLGFGGIAGERHEGENRASCVRVRNLHPEGTEIRNVRQLTILSEEELVLIAADMGMARADPAHLGATVVLRGIPDFTFVPPSSRLQGPDGVTLTVDMENRPCVLPGREIEKDHAGFGARFKPAARNRRGITAWVERPGTLSLGDSLTLFVPDQRAWAP; encoded by the coding sequence ATGCCGGTATTGCGCAACAGCGGTTTCAGCGGCGAAATCACGTGGCTTGGCAGTGTCCCGGCAGGGGCAGGGTTGCAAGCGGTCCCGTCAGACGCGCTGCCGCTGGGGTTCGGCGGAATTGCGGGGGAGCGCCACGAGGGCGAAAACCGGGCCTCCTGCGTGCGGGTACGCAACCTCCACCCGGAAGGCACCGAAATCCGCAATGTGCGCCAGCTCACCATCCTGTCGGAAGAGGAACTGGTGCTGATCGCCGCGGACATGGGGATGGCGCGGGCCGATCCCGCGCATCTGGGCGCCACCGTGGTGCTGCGCGGTATCCCGGATTTCACCTTTGTACCGCCGTCCTCGCGCCTGCAGGGGCCGGACGGGGTGACCCTGACCGTGGATATGGAAAACCGCCCCTGCGTGCTGCCAGGCCGGGAGATCGAAAAGGACCATGCGGGCTTTGGCGCCCGGTTCAAGCCGGCCGCCCGGAACCGCCGGGGAATCACCGCCTGGGTGGAGCGGCCCGGAACCTTGTCCCTGGGCGACAGTCTCACCCTCTTTGTGCCGGATCAGCGCGCTTGGGCCCCGTGA